CTTTATTTGCTGGAATATATAGAGGTTTTGTTACGCTTTACAAGCGTGGTAAAACATCGCGTATACCAAAAATGATAGCAGCCTCATCCTCACATAAAAACCCAATTGTGAGTTCTTTTAAAAAAGGATTAAGCTCTTGTGAAGATTTAGACCCCAAGGCTATAAAAGAAACTATTTATAATGAACCGCTTATAAATTGGCATAGTTTTGATGGCGATGAAGCTTTATTTGCATTAAAAGAATCTGAAGGAGATGCTTTTAACGTAAGTGACAAGAAAATGAAAGAGATGGCAACTTTTCTTCTAAAAAAAGAAGGGTTAAAAATATTACCTGCCTCAACCGCAGGACTTATTGGATTGCTAGAACTCGATGAAAAACTAAATTTTGAACCAGACCGCTTTGTGGCAGTCTTAACAGCAAAAAACTAATAAATACGCTTAATTAAGCATATTTTAAAAACTAAATTAAAGATGAAAAAGAAAATAGACGGACGCGCACTTGTATATTGTGAAGGCGCATTTAATACACCTAATGGCAAAACGGCTCACGGCTTAGTACGTTTTACAGAACGCTACGAAGTTGTTGGCGTTATTGATAGCAAATATGAAGGTCAAGATGCTGGAAAAACATTAGACGGAAAAAAGAATGGTATTATAATTTTTAAAGATTTAACTTCTGCTATTAAAGAATTAAAAAACTCTGGTGCTTTACCTAAAACCTTGGTTATAGGCCTAGCTCCCGATGGAGGACGATTACCGCAAGAAGCTAAAGCTACCATAAAACAAGCACTTACCTTAGGCTGGAACGTAGATAGTGGTTTACACGATTTTTTAACAAACGATGAAGAGCTTGTAAAAATAGCAAAAGAAAAAGGTAGCCGCATTCGTGATGTACGCAAAACGCCAGATCGTGATACACTGCATTTTTTCTCTGGAGATATTGAAAAAGTAGACTGTTTAAAACTTGCTGTTTTAGGGACAGATTCTGCTATTGGCAAACGTACCACAGCATGGTTAATCGTGCAAGGTTTACGTAAAGCAAGCCGCAGTGCAGAAATGATTGGTACTGGGCAAACTGCTTGGATGCAAGGTGCTAAATACAGCATGATTATGGATAGTTGTATTAACGATTTTGTTTCGGGTGAAATAGAACACGCCGTTGTTAGCGCTTACAAAAACGAAAAACCAGACGTTATTGTAATCGAAGGACAAGGTAGTTTAATGAACCCTGCTTATCCTGGTGGTTTCGAAATTCTGGCTGCTGGACGTCCAAATTATGTTATCTTACAACATGCACCTACGCGTAAGGAATACGATGGTTTTCCTGGCTATAAATTGCATACATTAAAAAAACAAATTCAAGCAATCGAAACTATTTCTGGTGTAAAAGTATTGGCTATTACTGTAAACCATGAAGGTATGACGGCTGAAGAAATTACACCTGCATGCCAAGCAATTACTAAACAAACAGGTTTACCTGCATTTGATGTTTTAGCACATGGCACGGATGAACTAGTAGAATTGTTAGATTCTAAACTATAATGAAAATAACCAATGTATCATACGAGCGTCTAGATTTAAAGCTTTCAGAGCCTTATACTATCGCTTACGAAACCATATCGAAAGCTGTAAATTTCATTCTTAAAATTGAAACAGATACACTAGCTATTGGTTATGGTTGTGCGGCACCAGACGCTGTGGTTACTGGAGAATCTCCTCAAGAAGTTGAGCAAGACATTAAAGATATTATTATTCCTTTTCTAAAAGGAAAAAACAGCTTTATGAGTACCGAGATTCTGCATGATTTAAAACCACTTCTAAAACGAAAATCATCGGCCTTAGCTATGGTAGACATGGCTTTACTAGATTTAGTTGCTAGAAAAATCGATACACCTTTATATCAATTTTTAGGAGGTTATCGCCATAGCATCCCAACAAGTATCACTTTAGGTATTTTACCTATTGAAGACACGTTGCGCATTGCCGGAGATTATGTAAAAGAAGGTTTTTTTATTCTGAAAATTAAAGGCGGACTTTCCGTAGAAGAAGATATAGAAAAAATGATACGCTTGCGCGATATGTTCCCAAGTACGCAATTGCGCTTCGATGGAAACCAAGGTTATACTGTAAAACAAGCCATTGCGTTTTTTGAAGGGACTAAAAAAGTGGGTATTGAAATTTTTGAACAGCCAACCAAAGAAGGTATGGACGAACTTCTTGGCCAAGTAACAAAAAACACAGGTATTCCCGTTATGGCAGACGAAAGTGTAAAAACATTAAAAGACACGTTTCGTTTAGCTCAAAATGAACGTGTAGACATGGTGAATATAAAACTGATGAAAGTTGGTGGTATTCGCGAAGCTATGCACATCAACTCGGTATCTCAATCTGCGGGCTTAGAAGCTATGGTAGGTTGTATAGACGAATGTAGATTAGGTATTTCGGCAGGATTGCACTTTGCGCTTTCTAGACAAAATATAAAATTTGCAGACCTTGATGGGCATTTAGATATGATTGCAGATCCTTTTAAAGGATTATTTAAACTAGACAAAGGTATTTTATATCCAAGTAAAGCAGCCGGATTAGGACTAATTAAAGACTAAAATGAAAAATAAATTTATATTATATTTCGCCCTTTTGGGAATATTAACTTTTGCACAAGCACAAGAATTGCCTGTAAAAGCTAATACGGCTACTAAACCGCTTAGATCTCTTTTAGATAATACACTTCAGAAAAAATTAGATTCTGAAATGAGTAAACATTCCGATTGGAAAACTCTTATTAGTCAGAACAAAATGGCTATCGGTCTGGTTGATTTATCTGATAAAAATAACATTAAATTCGCCCGAGTAAACGGTAATGAAATGATGTATGCTGCAAGCTTACCAAAAATTGCTGTATTACTAGCAGCAATGGATGCTATAGAAAAAAAGGAGCTTATTGAAACAGCCGATATTAAAAACGATATGAAGTTGATGATAAGTAACTCTAACAACGCGGCAACCACAAGAATGATAGACCGTTTGGGTTATGATAAAATTGAAAAAGTACTCACTAGTGACAAATACAATCTTTATGATGAGGAGACAGGAGGAGGCTTATGGGTAGGGAAACGCTATGCTGCCGGAGGCGCAACCAATCGAGAGCCTATAAAAAACTTAAGTCATGCCGCAACTGTAACTCAGGTATGCCGATTTTACTATATGCTTTACAAAGGTGAACTTGTAAATACGCAACGATCTAAACAAATGCTAGATATTTTAGAAGATCCTGCTTTACATCATAAATTTGTAAACACATTAGATAGAATAGCACCTAGAGCACGTTTGTTTCGTAAATCGGGCTCATGGAAAACGTTTCATTCAGATTCTATATTAGTTTGGGGAGATCCTGGTCGTCGCTATATTTTAGTAGCCTTAATAAATGATGAAAACGGAGAACAAATTATTAGAGACTTAGTAGTTCCTATTGAAAAAGTACTGAATATTTAATCATTTTTTATAACTTAATAGTAAAATAAAACATCCGGAATAGCTTACTTAAATGATAAAAACAGCTTTAAAAAAAATATTTGATATTCGAGATGGAGAATTAAAAATAGCCCTACTTATGCAGGGCTATATATTTTTAATAATTGCCACACTTTTAATTATTAAACCAGCAGTTAGTGCGCTTTTCATTTCGGAATTAGGTGCAGAAAACCTTCCTTTTGCGTATTTACTAGTTGCTGTTACAGCCGTAATTAGTTCTTATTTTTACTCTAAAGCAACCGAGCGTTTTCCGCTAAATAACATTATTAAATTCACCTTAATTTTTAGCATTATTAGCCTTGCTATTCTAGGATCGCTTTTACATCTTAATTTAATAAAAGGCTGGGTTTTATATGCTTTTTATACCGGAGTAGCCATTTATGCCGTATTAGCAACTTCTCAATTTTGGGTATTAGCTAATCTTGTTTTTAATGTTCGAGAGGCTAAACGTTTATTCGGTTTTATAGGTGCAGGTGCTATTACTGGTGGTATTTTCGGAGGATATCTTACCACGATACTTGCTCCTTTTATAGGTAATGAAAACCTCATCTTTGTAGCGGCAGTTTTCTTAATGCTCTGCTTCCCGTTATTAAATAAAATTTGGAAAATAAAAGTGTCAGTATTAAACACTTTTAAACAGAAAAAACGTATTTCTGTTTCCGAAGAAAACCCGTTAAAACTAATTTTAAGTTCAAAACATTTAACCTATTTAGCTGCAATTATAGCCGTTGGCGTTATTACAGCTAGATTAGTAGATTATCAGTTTAGTTATATTGCTGGCGAACGCATCACTGATAGCGATGAGCTTACCTCATTTTTTGGGTTTTGGTTATCGTCTTTCAACGTGGCGTCCCTATTCCTTCAATTATTTTTAACAAGAAAAATTGTGGGTGTTTGGGGAGTTGGATTCTCTTTATTACTATTACCAATCCTTATTTTTTTAGGCGGATTGTTATTCTTTGTTTTTCCAGAACTTTGGGTGGTTATTTTGCTAAAATCATCAGATGCTAGTTTAAAACAATCCATAAATAAATCTGCTGTAGAACTCATTGCTTTACCGCTACCTTTTCAGTTAAAAAAAAGAACCAAATCTTTTATTGATGTAGTGGTCGATAGTATAGCCACTGGTATAGCGGGTTGTATTTTAATTTTCTTGATAAAAGGGCTCAATGTTTCGCCAATGTATATTATAACGCTCATTGTTTTACTCACCTTTACATGGACTTATTTTGTATTTAAAGTTAGAAAAGAATATTTCTTATCCTTTAAAAAAAACCTAGAAGCCATAGTGCCTGTCACTAATAAAAAACGAAAAGAAACGGTATCAAAAGAATCTTTTTTAAAAGGCATGCACAATGTATTTAAAAATGGTGAAGACAACGAAATTTTGTTCATGCTCGATAAGGCTAAAGAAATTAATGACAAGCGTTTAGTTGCTCCTATTTCTGCATTGTTAAATCATTCTTCTAATAAAATTAAAGCTGAAGCATTACGCAATCTATTTTTCTTAAATGAAAAAAGTATTTATCTCGAAGTTATCCCCTTTTTAAACACTCAAGATGAAAACCTAGTTATGGCAACACTAGAGTATTTATTACTGCATGCAGACAACGAAGAAGCCATTGTTTTTGATAGTTATTTAGACCATAAAGACACCTTTATTTCTGATGCGGCCTTGCTTTGCTTAGCAAAAGAATCTAGAGACAACTACTCTTTGCGCGTTAAATACAATCTTTTTGATCGCATAGAAAACAAGAAAAGTAGCATAATGACCTTACCGGAAGAATTGCAGCTTAAAGAAGAAATAAAACTACTACATTTAATTGGTTTTTCGGACTATAAAAAAGGATATCCTACTATTCTAAATGCTTTAGAAAACAATAATAACCCGGCGTTACAAGGCGAAGCTATTGTTGCTGCTGGAAATACTATAAATTCATTTTTTGTTGATGCCCTATTGTATAAATTACTAGATAAAACATTCCGCGAAAGCGCTATAAAAGCATTGATTAACTACGGAAACGCTATGTTGCTTGTTTTAAAAGAAAAGCTATTTATTGACGATATTGATATTGCTATTAGACGTTTTATTCCAAAAGCTATTTCGGCCTTTAATTCTCAAAACGCTGTGGATACAATGTTGATTAGTTTTAAAGATTCGGAAGATTTATCGATACGATTAGAATGTGTTGCTCAGCTCTCTAAATTAAAGGAAACTAACCAAAATTTACATTTTAATGAAAAGCAAGTCGCCAAATTAATTCTGGAGGAATGTAAACTATACAATAGCTCGATAAATGCAATGCACACCCAAATTATTGTGCATTATTTACGTCGTAAAAAACTAAAAGCAACTATTCCTGATGAAGAAATGAAAGCCCGTGAAAGCTTAATTGAATTGTTAGAACGTAGGCTAGAAAACGGCTTACAACGTATTTTTAAACTTCTTGAATTACGCTACGCTCAAAATGATGTACGCATGGCATACAAAGGTATTTTAAGCGATGAGCAAGATAAAAGAACTAATGCTATTGAGTTTTTAGATATTCTACTGAATCCTAATTTAAAAAGTGTGTTAATCCCAATTGTTGAGGCGACTATACTTGATACCTCTTCGGAAGAAGTTATTGAAACTATTAGCAAGAATAAATTAACAGAAATGGAATGTTTTCAGAATATACTAAACGGTAAAGATGTAAAACTGAAACTTGCCGTTTTATACTTATTGGAAAAAAAAGAAAGTTCAACATACAACGAACTTATTACGCCTTTACTAACAAGTAAAGATAAACGCATACAAGAGTTTGCGCAGAAAGCGATTAACACAATGGTATAAAAAAATCTCAGGTTACATACATAACCTGAGATTCATTTTAAATTCCCAAAAGACTTTTTTTCTATTCTCTTACGGCCTTATCTATTCTACTGGCTAAAGCCAAGTGATCTCCTGCAGAGTTTTTTCCTAAGACATTAGTCATTAAACACACCATATATTTTGAGCCATCTTCATGCTCTACAATAGCAACAGAATTCATGTAATTAAATACATTGCCTTTATATTTACCGCAAGCCTGATCTTTTTCTTTATCACATTTATATAAACTTCCAGATTTAAAATATACTGCAGCATCACGCAATTCTGGTGCTTGTGCGTAGCGTATTCTTCTATCTGTCATGTACATTAAACGTTTTATTTCTAAACTTGATTGCTTATCTACAATTTTCCCTTGTTCTAATTGTAACATCCATTTCATTAAGCCTAATGGCGAACCAATACTACCGCCTTTACTACCAACATAGGGGTTTACTCCGCGTGTAAAGAATGTTCCTAAACGCCATTCATCTTCAGTGATTCCCAAATCTCTTAAAGGTTGATTTACTATAGATATAGCAAGCTCGGTAATATCGTTTTTAGGACCTGCGCTAAAATAGGCATCGGCATCTGCCTGCGTCATTGTTGGATATTTTTCACCAAATGCAGCCATTAATAAAGCCTCTCGCCAAACCACACTCGCTGCACCATTATTACTAACCGATAAGGCATGATCTGCCCACTCAAAAAGAGAAAACACATCGCTAGCTACCGCTTGGCGCTTTACCAATTTATTAGTTTCAATATTAAAAACAGGAATGGTATGCTCATCTGTTAACACCCAATTGCCTCCTTTTACTATTTTAGTTTTTAATAACGCCACGCGCTTGCTGTAATCATTAGGATAAATTTTAGCTAATTGATCGAATAACGCAGTAACAACAACCAATTTACCAACACTACCTGGTTGATAACCTCTAGTCTCGTTTTGTTGTGCATATCGTAAACTATCTGGTTTAGAAATATCTAAAATTGCAACAGAATAACTTTTATCTAACCTAGGAAATAATGCATCTATCTTTTTTTGGAATGCAGGGTTTTCCTTTAAAATATCTCCTGTATTATATTGAGATTTAGTGAGCAAATTCAACTTAATATCATTAATACTTTTATAAGCACCCAATGGCAATTTCGCATCTGGTAAATCGCCCGAAATAGATAGCTGTAAATGTTTTAACCGCTTTATTCCAGAATACTGATACCCATCTATAGGATAGATAGTATTGTTTACCGGAATAGTAAAAGCCATACAACATAAGGCTATTGCTAATAATTTAAATGTTTTAATCATGATTTTATAATGGTGTGTTCAGTGAAATTTCTTTTTGAATATTAACAATAGGCGTAATACTTTTTAAGTAATCTGATCCTAATGCTTTTTTGTTTTCTACAAATGGACGAATTTGAAATAACCAAAGTTTATTATCTTTAAAGCCAAGCTCCACATCATACGTACCCTTGTAGTCCGATTTTGTTTTCTTCGCTAAAGTTTTTCTAATTGTTTTTGATAATTCGCTTATTTCTAAAATATTTTGAGCGTTTAAAATTGGTTTTTCAAAAGTAGCAACCTCTTTACCTGTACCACCTGTTATCGGCAATGTGTTATATAAAGCTTCTCGAGCAGGCGACAGTAATTGCGCTTTACCATCTACACCTATATTATGTGTTTCGGCAGATTGCCCATCTACGGCACCACCTGCACCACGACTAAAAGCAATGGTTAAATCGTCTTCATTACCAGAAGAAATTCCTTTTGTAATCAACACCCCAGAGTAATCCACATCTACCGATGGAATAACTAAAATAGAAGGAAATACGTTTTCTGGATTTAGTAAATATTTCTGTCTCCATTTAAAGCTACGCTCTACATAAGGTGATGCCCAAACATCTTTAATACCTTGTAGAATTTTCTCTTTTTCAACAGCGTTAAAAATGGTAAGGTTAAGTCCTGCGCCTGTAAAATCTTTTAAATCTTCCATGTTAGTATCACTGCGCAAAAACACAGGAACGCTTCCGATAGGTTTGCCTAAAATAGATTGGAACGATTTAGAAATATCGTCTGTAAAATCAGTTTTAAGTGGCATAATTTTAATAGCTGCACGTAGAATTTCTAATTGTTTTAATTGAAAATTCTCTACCTCTATTTCAGAAATATTTTGAGATCTTTTTACTTCAGCCTCAGCAAACATTGCATTTAAAAACTCCCAATATGTTTTACCTTGATTAGGCATAACCTGATTCATGTGTGTTCTAAAAATACCAAACGGAATTACAAAACCTTCTACAACATTATCTTCAAACATTGATTTTAATTGCCCAAGATTGGCTGCTTTTGGTCCGCATAACTTCCCAGAATCTGATGCATCAACCTCACGCAGATTTAATATTTTGGTTTGATCTAAACGAATCTCCTCTACAGGTACTTCTATTTTATCTTCTTTACGCACTTTTTTAGCAAATAATTCCTTTTCTTCAGTAGTCATTTTAGTGGCTTCTTTTAAAATCACGGTGCCTTTGTTCGATACAGCATAAAACACTTTTTTACCATTAAAAGCCATTAAAGCTTTCAAATTCTCATCGGATAAGGCTGCATTTGGAATTCCTAAATTTCTAGCTAATAATTGTACATGCGAAACCAAATTACCTTCGGCAACCGTTGCAATACCTGCAACCGGTTTTAAATCGGCCGGAGCACGTTCAAAAATGTAAATTTTATCGCTAGATACTTCTACATCATCCGGATTACCATTTACAACAACTAACTCGCCAAAAGCGTAGCCAGGATTTAAACCACGTACACTACTTTGGTTTGATAAATTCATTACTTTATTAGATAACGAAGATTGATTTGCGATAAACACCCCCAAATCTCCAACCGTTTGCCCCAATTGCAATGCCACAGACGAGCGTATACGATCGTCTATAAAACTATATGCCTTTGGCTCAAAACCTGTATATACATTTACTATATCTTGATAGTTTGCTTTTACCATTGCCGAACTCCATTCTACAACACCACGTGCTGTTTCTAACTTTTTAGTAAGGTCGCCTAGAGTAGATTTCACAGATAAACTTGGTTGTAAGCGCGGAGCCACTTGTTCCCACTCCCATAATTCAATAGCGCCTGTTCCTGCAGCAGCCATAGCTAAAGCATGTACTTTCTCTAACTGTTCTCCAACTGTTTTTGGATGCCATTCTGCCGATGTTTTAAAAACAACAGCCTCTAGTTTATTAGCAATATCTAAAAGTAACAACCTGTGTGCACCACCTTTTTCGATAACAACATGTTTACGAATATCTAATAATACTTTAGCCGTTTCTTTAGTAAGTTCAGCTGCATCAGAGGTTTTATTATGTGTAGTTACAAATGCTTTTATAGATTTTTTTAAGTTAGATTCTGCTCGCAGTTTATTAACAAGCTTCATCAATCCATCTAAACTTACTGGCTTATGAAATTTTTCCATAGTTAAAACCAACTCGTCTATCTTTTTATTAAGTTCGGTTGTTAATTTTAAGCTATTTTCTTTTTTAAAAGCAAATGTCTTTTCAATATCTATAGGCTCAGGATTACTGTGGATTTTAACTCGTAAATCCATAAATTTTCCAAATTGATCGGAAAGCACTTTAGATTGCGCTCTCATTAATTGCGATAAATCATCATCGCCTTGATGTGGTACATCTTTTAACGATTGCAACACTAAGTAATAATCTTTTACAAGCACATCATCTTTTGTAAGTAGCCATTTGTAAAATCTTACTCCCCAAACTTCTTCATCTTCAATTTGTATAGCACCACGATAAAATTGGCCTTTTTGGTTAACCCAACCATCATCTGTACGCGCTAAATATTTACCAAGTTGAAATTGTTTTAAGCGTGAATGATTTTTTGAAGCATCCCAAAAATCAGTTTTATCGGTATAAGCCAAAATTTGTCCTAAAAAAACAGCATTACTTTTACCTAAAGCAACAACCTCATTTTTATAAGTAGCATGCTGCACGCCACCTATATCGTCCGGACAAGGATCTTTTGCGGCTCGCATAGTCCCATCGTCACAAAACCATTGGATACTTTTATAAGTTCCTCGAATATCATTTTTATAGAATTCGATTTGACTTTTTATTTTTTCATTACTTAAAGATTGCCCGTAAGCATCGCTTCCTATTTTTAGAACAACAAGCAATAAAATCCATTCTCGTATTTTCATTTTTATATTTAGATTATAACGTATTTTTAGACACTCTTATGCCAAGTTAGTCACTAGTTTAATTTAGTAAATTTTAAATAATACGCTATTATAAAATTAATCTTTTTTTAAATGATTTAATACAACTATACATAAAATAAAAAAAGCGATAACAAAGAGAAATAAAACACTCTAGCTATCACTTTTTTTTACTTATTATTTTAGATTAACCGCACTTAGAAGATCCGCAATCCTGACAAATTAAACAACCTTCTTGATATATTAATTCGTTGGAATTACAATTCTCACAGGTTTGTCCTTTAGCCTTAGTACCATCTTTCACATAGCGTTTTAATGCGCGTTGCACACCGTTTTTCCAGGTGTTAATAGATTCTGAATCTAACTGTAAACTTTGTATCAACTCTACCGTTTTATCTATAGGCATGCCATGTCTCAAGGTTCCAGAAATAAGTTTAGCGTAGTTCCAAAACTCTGGATTAAACTTATGAGACAAGCCTTCTATGGTTGTTTTATAGCCTCGTTTATTTTTATATTGAAAATCGTAACGTGAAGATCCATCATCATTTCTATTCTTAATAATAAAACCTTTATCCACCCAACGCGGAATTATAATACCATCTTCATCATCGGTTAACCCTGTAAAAACCTCATAAGGTCTGCCATCTACCAAGCCCACAAAAGCAATCCATTTTTCTTTTTGATTCTGAAAACGAACCACATCGGCTTCTAAACTCAAAGGTCGTTTTTTTGAAAAATTATCGTTTACAGCTTGTTCTTCTTTTTTAGCATCAGTTGCCACTAAAACGCCTGCTCGAGAACCATCGCGATAAACAGTTACACCTTTACAACCTACTTCCCAAGCTTTTAAATACAACTCGCCCACCAAATCTTCACTAACATTATTTGGTAAATTAACCGTAACACTTATTGAATGATCTACCCATTTTTGAATGGCCCCTTGCATAGCGACTTTACTTTTCCAATCAATATCGTTGGATGTTGCTTTATAATAAGGCGATTGTTTTACTAATTTATCGAGTTCTTGTTGTGTAAAATGTTTTGAAGAATCTATATTATTAATCTCCATCCATTGTTTAAAACGATGGTGAAAAACGATATATTCTTCCCAAGAATCTCCTACTTCATCCACAAAATCTACACGAGCATCTTTATCATTTGGGTTTACTTTTTTTCTTCGTTTATAAACAGGCATAAAAACAGGTTCTATGCCAGAGGATGTTTGCGTCATTAAACTCGTTGTACCTGTTGGAGCAATGGTTAGCAAAGCAATATTTCGACGTCCATACTCTAACATTTCATAATACAATTGGCCATCTGCTTCTTTTAAACGCAAAATAAAAGGATTCTCTTTTTCTCGGTCTGCTTCAAAAAGGGAAAAAGCTCCTCGTTCTTTTGCCAATGTAACCGAAGCTCGGTAGGTTTCAATGCATAATGTTTTATGCACTTCCGTGGAAAATGTATTGCCCGCTTCACTTCCATAACGAATACCTAAAGCGGCTAACATATCTCCTTCTGCTGTTATGCCAATACCAGTTCTTCTACCTTCCTTAGCTTTTTGCTTAATATTTATCCAAAGGTTTCTTTCTATAGCTTTTACATCTTCTTGCTCTGGATCTGAATCGATTTTAGCTAAAATTTTATCAATTTTTTCTAACTCTAAATCAATAATATCATCCATCATTCTTTGTGCAATAACGATATGTTTTTTAAATAACTTAAAATTGAATTCAGCTTGTTTTGTAAACGGTTTTTCAACATAAGAAAACAAATTAATCGCCAATAACCTGCAAGAATCATACGGACATAAAGGAATTTCTCCACATGGGTTTGTAGAGACGGTTTTGTATCCTAAATCGGCATAGCAATCTGGTACAGACTCACTAATAATAGTATCCCAAAACAAAATCCCTGGTTCTGCCGATTTCCATGCATTATGTACAATTTTCTTCCAAATTCGATGAGCTTCTACCGTTTTAGTATAAAGTGGTTTTTTACTATTTACAGGATAGTTTTGCGTGTAGCTACTATTGGTTTTTACGGCTTTCATAAAAGCATCATCAATTCTAACCGAAACATTAGCACCTGTTACTTTACCTTGCTCCAATTTGGCATCAATAAAGGCTTCGGTATCCGGGTGATTGATGGACACAGATAACATTAATGCACCTCGGCGACCATCTTGAGCTACTTCTCTAGTTGAGTTGGAATAACGCTCCATAAACGGCACAATACCAGTCGAGGTTAATGCTGAATTTTTTACAGGAGAACCTTTAGGACGAATATGAGACAGATCGTGACCAACGCCACCTCTACGTTTCATTAATTGTACTTGCTCTTGGTCTATTTTCATGATGCCTCCATAAGAATCGGATTCCCCATTATTTCCTATAACAAAACAATTCGATAAAGATGCTATTTGAAAAGGGTTTCCAATTCCTGCCATCGGGCTTCCCTGTGGCACAATATATTTAAAGTTTTTAATGACTTCAAATATCTCAGGTTCTGAAATTGGATTGGCATATTTTTTTTCAATTCGTGCTATTTCTGAAGCTATTCTTTGATGCATTTCATCTGGAGTGCTCTCGTAAATATTATTAGCCGAATCTTTTAAAGCATATTTATTTAACCACACACTAGCGGCCAATTCATCACCTTTAAAATAATTACGTGCTGCTTGTAAAGCTTCGTCTCTAGAATATGTTTTTCGAGGCTTCTGTAATGTTTGAGAATTCATGTTTTTCTGGAAGATTTAAATTGATATAAGACGTACTAAATGTCTTCAAAAACAAAAACCTAAAAGATGATAATTATCATAAACTTTTCGGCGAAATTTTTCAACACCCTTATTTTTAAAACATTACAAAACAACAACAAATAAAAAGTTAACAATTAATTTCAATTTATCAAAAAATAACAAAAACACCTTAACTCCCTAAACAAGGCTAATTAGCTCTATTTAATTGATTATAGAAACCTGCATATTGTGTGTTATTTGGAAATAATTGCACCAATTTAGAAGCAATATTTATTGCCTTATTTCTTTGATTTCCTTTGTTATAAATATAAGCTAG
The window above is part of the Algibacter sp. L3A6 genome. Proteins encoded here:
- a CDS encoding Npt1/Npt2 family nucleotide transporter; the encoded protein is MIKTALKKIFDIRDGELKIALLMQGYIFLIIATLLIIKPAVSALFISELGAENLPFAYLLVAVTAVISSYFYSKATERFPLNNIIKFTLIFSIISLAILGSLLHLNLIKGWVLYAFYTGVAIYAVLATSQFWVLANLVFNVREAKRLFGFIGAGAITGGIFGGYLTTILAPFIGNENLIFVAAVFLMLCFPLLNKIWKIKVSVLNTFKQKKRISVSEENPLKLILSSKHLTYLAAIIAVGVITARLVDYQFSYIAGERITDSDELTSFFGFWLSSFNVASLFLQLFLTRKIVGVWGVGFSLLLLPILIFLGGLLFFVFPELWVVILLKSSDASLKQSINKSAVELIALPLPFQLKKRTKSFIDVVVDSIATGIAGCILIFLIKGLNVSPMYIITLIVLLTFTWTYFVFKVRKEYFLSFKKNLEAIVPVTNKKRKETVSKESFLKGMHNVFKNGEDNEILFMLDKAKEINDKRLVAPISALLNHSSNKIKAEALRNLFFLNEKSIYLEVIPFLNTQDENLVMATLEYLLLHADNEEAIVFDSYLDHKDTFISDAALLCLAKESRDNYSLRVKYNLFDRIENKKSSIMTLPEELQLKEEIKLLHLIGFSDYKKGYPTILNALENNNNPALQGEAIVAAGNTINSFFVDALLYKLLDKTFRESAIKALINYGNAMLLVLKEKLFIDDIDIAIRRFIPKAISAFNSQNAVDTMLISFKDSEDLSIRLECVAQLSKLKETNQNLHFNEKQVAKLILEECKLYNSSINAMHTQIIVHYLRRKKLKATIPDEEMKARESLIELLERRLENGLQRIFKLLELRYAQNDVRMAYKGILSDEQDKRTNAIEFLDILLNPNLKSVLIPIVEATILDTSSEEVIETISKNKLTEMECFQNILNGKDVKLKLAVLYLLEKKESSTYNELITPLLTSKDKRIQEFAQKAINTMV
- a CDS encoding DUF1611 domain-containing protein, with translation MKKKIDGRALVYCEGAFNTPNGKTAHGLVRFTERYEVVGVIDSKYEGQDAGKTLDGKKNGIIIFKDLTSAIKELKNSGALPKTLVIGLAPDGGRLPQEAKATIKQALTLGWNVDSGLHDFLTNDEELVKIAKEKGSRIRDVRKTPDRDTLHFFSGDIEKVDCLKLAVLGTDSAIGKRTTAWLIVQGLRKASRSAEMIGTGQTAWMQGAKYSMIMDSCINDFVSGEIEHAVVSAYKNEKPDVIVIEGQGSLMNPAYPGGFEILAAGRPNYVILQHAPTRKEYDGFPGYKLHTLKKQIQAIETISGVKVLAITVNHEGMTAEEITPACQAITKQTGLPAFDVLAHGTDELVELLDSKL
- a CDS encoding serine hydrolase, encoding MKNKFILYFALLGILTFAQAQELPVKANTATKPLRSLLDNTLQKKLDSEMSKHSDWKTLISQNKMAIGLVDLSDKNNIKFARVNGNEMMYAASLPKIAVLLAAMDAIEKKELIETADIKNDMKLMISNSNNAATTRMIDRLGYDKIEKVLTSDKYNLYDEETGGGLWVGKRYAAGGATNREPIKNLSHAATVTQVCRFYYMLYKGELVNTQRSKQMLDILEDPALHHKFVNTLDRIAPRARLFRKSGSWKTFHSDSILVWGDPGRRYILVALINDENGEQIIRDLVVPIEKVLNI
- a CDS encoding mandelate racemase/muconate lactonizing enzyme family protein; amino-acid sequence: MKITNVSYERLDLKLSEPYTIAYETISKAVNFILKIETDTLAIGYGCAAPDAVVTGESPQEVEQDIKDIIIPFLKGKNSFMSTEILHDLKPLLKRKSSALAMVDMALLDLVARKIDTPLYQFLGGYRHSIPTSITLGILPIEDTLRIAGDYVKEGFFILKIKGGLSVEEDIEKMIRLRDMFPSTQLRFDGNQGYTVKQAIAFFEGTKKVGIEIFEQPTKEGMDELLGQVTKNTGIPVMADESVKTLKDTFRLAQNERVDMVNIKLMKVGGIREAMHINSVSQSAGLEAMVGCIDECRLGISAGLHFALSRQNIKFADLDGHLDMIADPFKGLFKLDKGILYPSKAAGLGLIKD